Proteins co-encoded in one Pseudoliparis swirei isolate HS2019 ecotype Mariana Trench chromosome 7, NWPU_hadal_v1, whole genome shotgun sequence genomic window:
- the rhbdd3 gene encoding rhomboid domain-containing protein 3: MLHPLLSAGFWFGSDRPGSCLGTSLLTTLSLLMYAGGVQASLTVGPGGDFPRLRDVLLYAFSHDDLPSLLVSVALLLSVGPCQERRWGTVAFLALSILTMAILPVLYTLVIFVGGGEASRFCGYSAIQLALFAAQCRQVAQRRLLRCLPVWFLPWLLLLAGLLLLPGTPALLHFCTIFIGHNYHQSFIGMLQELEEARLLDFLPDWVFVRSSARLRLPTCITSQRSVSQMMPADQPAAPVMRDQSNHHPWVDPVPAWIMKESAALSEAEVLEEQMLKAGILASLQDAPDNPDAKVEVPKSSVSSLRLQQLEKMGFPTEKAVVALAASKQLDGAISLLIEDSVGEQAVVVSTGKKSPLRQIT; the protein is encoded by the exons ATGCTTCATCCTCTATTGTCCGCCGGGTTCTGGTTTGGATCCGATCGCCCTGGATCCTGTCTGGGGACATCTTTACTGACAACACTGTCGCTCCTGATGTATGCCGGGGGCGTGCAGGCAAGTCTGACCGTCGGTCCAGGTGGAGACTTCCCAAGGCTCAGag atGTGCTCCTGTACGCCTTCAGTCACGACGACCTGCCCTCCCTGCTGGTCAGCGTGGCCCTCCTGCTGTCGGTTGGACCGTGTCAGGAGCGTCGCTGGGGGACAGTCGCCTTTCTCGCCCTCTCCATCCTGACGATGGCCATATTGCCTGTTCTCTACACCCTGGTGATCTTTGTCGGTGGGGGGGAGGCGAGTCGGTTCTGTGGTTACTCTGCCATCCAGCTGGCTCTGTTTGCAGCGCAGTGTCGCCAGGTGGCACAGAGGAGGCTGCTGAGGTGTTTGCCAGTCTGGTTTCTCCCCTGGCTTCTCCTGCTGgccgggctgctgctgctgcccgggACACCGGCCCTGCTTCACTTCTGCACAATATTCATCGGACACAACT ATCACCAGTCCTTCATTGGGATGttacaggagctggaggaggctaGGTTATTGGACTTCCTCCCTGATTGGGTGTTTGTTCGCTCTTCCGCCAGGTTGAGATTACCCACCTGCATTACCTCACAGAG ATCCGTTTCTCAGATGATGCCTGCAGATCAGCCAGCTGCTCCCGTCATGAGGGATCAATCGAACCACCACCCATGGGTGGATCCAGTGCCTGCCTGGATAATGAAAGAGTCTGCTGCACTGTCTGAGGCCGAGGTACTGGAGGAACAGATGCTAAAAGCAGGAATACTGGCCTCATTACAGGATGCGCCTGACAACCCTGATGCAAAAGTGGAGGTGCCCAAATCATCAGTTTCCTCCTTGCG ACTCCAGCAGCTGGAGAAGATGGGATTCCCCACAGAGAAAGCCGTGGTGGCGTTAGCCGCCTCCAAACAGCTAGATGGCGCCATTTCCCTGCTGATTGAAGACAGCGTCGGAGAACAGGCGGTGGTGGTGTCAACAGGGAAGAAGAGCCCTCTGCGCCAGATCACCTAG